In the Sarcophilus harrisii chromosome 3, mSarHar1.11, whole genome shotgun sequence genome, one interval contains:
- the SFPQ gene encoding splicing factor, proline- and glutamine-rich isoform X2 — protein MSRDRFRSRGGGGGGFHRRGGGGGRGGGLSHDFRSPPPGMGLSQNRGPLGPGPVQTGPKPSIPPPPAQVLAQQQAQQAAAAAAAAAAAAAAAQQQQASSPDPPKPGLPPGSSPGPTVGTAAPASVSAPSAPPPGSGGPQGPGSATSQASSGPSAPPGGPQQTSSTPASVSSGSSGGPPPPPPGSSGPKPGPSPGGPKGKMPGGPKPGGPGLTPPGGHPKPPHRGGGEPRGGRQHHPPYHQQQQQPPPHHQGPSPGGPAGRSEEKISDSEGFKANLSLLRRPGEKTYTQRCRLFVGNLPADITDEDFKRLFAKYGEPGEVFINKGKGFGFIKLESRALAEIAKAELDDTPMRGRQLRVRFATHAAALSVRNLSPYVSNELLEEAFSQFGPIERAVVIVDDRGRSTGKGIVEFASKPAARKAFERCSEGVFLLTTTPRPVIVEPLEQLDDEDGLPEKLAQKNPMYQKERENPPRFAQHGTFEFEYSQRWKSLDEMEKQQREQVEKNMKDAKDKLESEMEDAYHEHQANLLRQDLMRRQEELRRMEELHNQEMQKRKEIQLRQEEERRRREEEMMIRQREMEEQMRRQREESYSRMGYMDPREREIRMGAGTMNMGDPYGSGSQKFPPLGGGGIGYEASPGVPPTALSGSMMGSDMVRVIGVG, from the exons ATGTCCCGGGACCGGTTCCGGAGTcgcgggggcggcggcggcggcttcCACCGGCGCGGTGGCGGCGGCGGGCGAGGCGGAGGCCTAAGCCATGACTTCCGTTCGCCGCCGCCGGGCATGGGCCTGAGCCAGAATCGAGGGCCGCTGGGGCCGGGCCCAGTCCAGACCGGACCTAAGCCTTCCATCCCGCCGCCTCCGGCGCAGGTATTGGCGCAGCAGCAAGCGCAACAGGCGGCGGCGGCCGCGGCGGccgcggcggcggcagcggcggcggcgcaGCAGCAACAGGCGTCGTCCCCGGACCCGCCGAAGCCAGGGCTCCCTCCGGGCAGCAGCCCCGGGCCCACAGTGGGCACCGCCGCGCCGGCTTCCGTTTCCGCGCCGTCCGCGCCGCCCCCGGGCTCGGGGGGGCCTCAGGGCCCAGGCTCGGCGACTTCGCAGGCCTCATCCGGACCGTCGGCCCCTCCCGGGGGGCCGCAGCAGACCTCTTCGACCCCGGCCTCCGTGTCCTCCGGCTCGAGCGGGGGCCCGCCCCCTCCGCCCCCGGGCTCCTCTGGGCCTAAGCCCGGTCCGAGCCCCGGCGGGCCCAAAGGCAAGATGCCCGGAGGGCCCAAGCCTGGCGGGCCGGGCCTCACTCCTCCCGGAGGACATCCGAAGCCGCCTCACCGGGGCGGCGGGGAGCCCCGCGGGGGCCGGCAGCACCACCCGCCGtaccaccagcagcagcagcagccgcctCCCCATCACCAGGGCCCCTCGCCCGGCGGACCCGCGGGCCGCAGTGAAGAGAAGATCTCGGACTCGGAG GGTTTTAAAGCAAATTTGTCCCTATTGAGGAGGCCTGGAGAGAAAACTTACACCCAACGGTGTAGGTTATTTGTTGGGAATCTGCCAGCCGATATTACGGACGAAGACTTTAAAAGATTATTTGCTAAGTATGGAGAACCTGGTGAAGTCTTTATCAATAAGGGGAAAGGATTTGGATTCATCAAACTG GAATCAAGAGCTTTGGCAGAAATTGCCAAAGCAGAACTTGATGATACACCTATGAGAGGGCGACAACTTCGTGTTCGTTTTGCCACGCATGCTGCTGCCCTCTCTGTACGAAATCTCTCACCCTATGTTTCCAATGAATTATTGGAAGAAGCATTCAGCCAATTTGGACCTATTGAAAGGGCTGTGGTAATTGTTGATGATCGAGGAAGATCTACAGGAAAAGGCATTGTTGAATTTGCTTCCAAGCCAGCTGCAAGAAAAGCATTTGAAAGATGCAGTGAAGGAGTATTTTTGTTGACAAC aacTCCTCGACCAGTCATTGTGGAACCTCTTGAGCAGTTAGATGATGAAGACGGTCTTCCTGAAAAGCTTGCCCAGAAGAATCCAATGTATCAAAA ggagagagagaaccCTCCACGTTTTGCTCAGCATGGCACCTTTGAGTTTGAATATTCCCAGAGATGGAAGTCTTTGGATGAGATGGAAAAGCAGCAAAGGGAACAAGTGGAGAAAAACATGAAAGATGCGAAAGACAAACTGGAAAGTGAAATGGAAGATGCATATCATGAACATCAGGCAAATCTTTTACGCCAGG ATCTAATGAGGCGTCAAGAAGAACTGAGAAGGATGGAGGAACTTCACAATCAAGAAATGCAGAAACGCAAAGAAATACAGTTAAG GCAAGAGGAAGAGCGGcgtagaagagaagaagaaatgatgatTCGGCAGCGTGAGATGGAAGAGCAAATGAGACGCCAAAGAGAAGAAAGTTATAGTCGGATGGGATACATGGATCCT CGTGAGAGAGAGATAAGAATGGGTGCAGGAACAATGAACATGGGAG ATCCCTATGGCTCAGGAAGCCAGAAATTTCCACCTTTAGGTGGTGGTGGCATAGGTTATGAGGCCAGCCCTGGAGTTCCACCAACAGCCCTGAGTGGTTCCATGATGGGAAGTGACATG GTAAGAGTGATTGGTGTAGGCTGA
- the SFPQ gene encoding splicing factor, proline- and glutamine-rich isoform X1, with translation MSRDRFRSRGGGGGGFHRRGGGGGRGGGLSHDFRSPPPGMGLSQNRGPLGPGPVQTGPKPSIPPPPAQVLAQQQAQQAAAAAAAAAAAAAAAQQQQASSPDPPKPGLPPGSSPGPTVGTAAPASVSAPSAPPPGSGGPQGPGSATSQASSGPSAPPGGPQQTSSTPASVSSGSSGGPPPPPPGSSGPKPGPSPGGPKGKMPGGPKPGGPGLTPPGGHPKPPHRGGGEPRGGRQHHPPYHQQQQQPPPHHQGPSPGGPAGRSEEKISDSEGFKANLSLLRRPGEKTYTQRCRLFVGNLPADITDEDFKRLFAKYGEPGEVFINKGKGFGFIKLESRALAEIAKAELDDTPMRGRQLRVRFATHAAALSVRNLSPYVSNELLEEAFSQFGPIERAVVIVDDRGRSTGKGIVEFASKPAARKAFERCSEGVFLLTTTPRPVIVEPLEQLDDEDGLPEKLAQKNPMYQKERENPPRFAQHGTFEFEYSQRWKSLDEMEKQQREQVEKNMKDAKDKLESEMEDAYHEHQANLLRQDLMRRQEELRRMEELHNQEMQKRKEIQLRQEEERRRREEEMMIRQREMEEQMRRQREESYSRMGYMDPREREIRMGAGTMNMGDPYGSGSQKFPPLGGGGIGYEASPGVPPTALSGSMMGSDMRTERFGQGGAGPVGGQGPRGMGPGTPAGYGRGREEYEGPNKKPRF, from the exons ATGTCCCGGGACCGGTTCCGGAGTcgcgggggcggcggcggcggcttcCACCGGCGCGGTGGCGGCGGCGGGCGAGGCGGAGGCCTAAGCCATGACTTCCGTTCGCCGCCGCCGGGCATGGGCCTGAGCCAGAATCGAGGGCCGCTGGGGCCGGGCCCAGTCCAGACCGGACCTAAGCCTTCCATCCCGCCGCCTCCGGCGCAGGTATTGGCGCAGCAGCAAGCGCAACAGGCGGCGGCGGCCGCGGCGGccgcggcggcggcagcggcggcggcgcaGCAGCAACAGGCGTCGTCCCCGGACCCGCCGAAGCCAGGGCTCCCTCCGGGCAGCAGCCCCGGGCCCACAGTGGGCACCGCCGCGCCGGCTTCCGTTTCCGCGCCGTCCGCGCCGCCCCCGGGCTCGGGGGGGCCTCAGGGCCCAGGCTCGGCGACTTCGCAGGCCTCATCCGGACCGTCGGCCCCTCCCGGGGGGCCGCAGCAGACCTCTTCGACCCCGGCCTCCGTGTCCTCCGGCTCGAGCGGGGGCCCGCCCCCTCCGCCCCCGGGCTCCTCTGGGCCTAAGCCCGGTCCGAGCCCCGGCGGGCCCAAAGGCAAGATGCCCGGAGGGCCCAAGCCTGGCGGGCCGGGCCTCACTCCTCCCGGAGGACATCCGAAGCCGCCTCACCGGGGCGGCGGGGAGCCCCGCGGGGGCCGGCAGCACCACCCGCCGtaccaccagcagcagcagcagccgcctCCCCATCACCAGGGCCCCTCGCCCGGCGGACCCGCGGGCCGCAGTGAAGAGAAGATCTCGGACTCGGAG GGTTTTAAAGCAAATTTGTCCCTATTGAGGAGGCCTGGAGAGAAAACTTACACCCAACGGTGTAGGTTATTTGTTGGGAATCTGCCAGCCGATATTACGGACGAAGACTTTAAAAGATTATTTGCTAAGTATGGAGAACCTGGTGAAGTCTTTATCAATAAGGGGAAAGGATTTGGATTCATCAAACTG GAATCAAGAGCTTTGGCAGAAATTGCCAAAGCAGAACTTGATGATACACCTATGAGAGGGCGACAACTTCGTGTTCGTTTTGCCACGCATGCTGCTGCCCTCTCTGTACGAAATCTCTCACCCTATGTTTCCAATGAATTATTGGAAGAAGCATTCAGCCAATTTGGACCTATTGAAAGGGCTGTGGTAATTGTTGATGATCGAGGAAGATCTACAGGAAAAGGCATTGTTGAATTTGCTTCCAAGCCAGCTGCAAGAAAAGCATTTGAAAGATGCAGTGAAGGAGTATTTTTGTTGACAAC aacTCCTCGACCAGTCATTGTGGAACCTCTTGAGCAGTTAGATGATGAAGACGGTCTTCCTGAAAAGCTTGCCCAGAAGAATCCAATGTATCAAAA ggagagagagaaccCTCCACGTTTTGCTCAGCATGGCACCTTTGAGTTTGAATATTCCCAGAGATGGAAGTCTTTGGATGAGATGGAAAAGCAGCAAAGGGAACAAGTGGAGAAAAACATGAAAGATGCGAAAGACAAACTGGAAAGTGAAATGGAAGATGCATATCATGAACATCAGGCAAATCTTTTACGCCAGG ATCTAATGAGGCGTCAAGAAGAACTGAGAAGGATGGAGGAACTTCACAATCAAGAAATGCAGAAACGCAAAGAAATACAGTTAAG GCAAGAGGAAGAGCGGcgtagaagagaagaagaaatgatgatTCGGCAGCGTGAGATGGAAGAGCAAATGAGACGCCAAAGAGAAGAAAGTTATAGTCGGATGGGATACATGGATCCT CGTGAGAGAGAGATAAGAATGGGTGCAGGAACAATGAACATGGGAG ATCCCTATGGCTCAGGAAGCCAGAAATTTCCACCTTTAGGTGGTGGTGGCATAGGTTATGAGGCCAGCCCTGGAGTTCCACCAACAGCCCTGAGTGGTTCCATGATGGGAAGTGACATG CGTACTGAGCGCTTTGGGCAGGGAGGAGCTGGGCCTGTGGGTGGGCAGGGCCCTAGAGGAATGGGACCTGGAACTCCAGCAGGATATGGTAGAGGGAGAGAAGAGTATGAAGGCCCAAACAAAAAGCCCCGATTTTAG